In Electrophorus electricus isolate fEleEle1 chromosome 18, fEleEle1.pri, whole genome shotgun sequence, one genomic interval encodes:
- the acvr1l gene encoding activin receptor type-1 isoform X1, whose amino-acid sequence MATQTEQRPVLALSAVNQMGCRCARVVLLLLLQALCLLAEDGSIDCMCVGSGCLSEQCKGEQCFIAVTISNGEPSFRRGCLFGSESRRMTCSAAPSASHVVECCSQPMCNVNASMESLLQLLQTSPGSGPARYRPETVLLFIFLGPVVALALLATPTLLLCRRLRPGRLERLREFDTEQGAVDGLITSNVGDSTLADLLDQSCTSGSGSGLPFLVQRTVARQISLVECVGKGRYGEVWRGQWQGENVAVKIFSSRDEKSWFRETEIYNTVLLRHENILGFMASDMTSRNSSTQLWLITHYHENGSLYDYLQRAPVDTADGLLMAASVASGLVHLHTEIFGTEGKPAIAHRDLKSKNVLVKKDLRCCIADLGLAVTHSQADNQLDVGNNPKVGTKRYMAPEVLDESIQTDCFDAYKRVDIWAFGLVLWEIARRTYSNGIVEDYRPPFYDLVPNDPSFDDMRKVVCVEQQRPFVPNRWFSDPTLSALVKLMKECWYQNPSARLTALRIKKTLDKIHSSLEKAKPDC is encoded by the exons ATGGCGACTCAGACTGAGCAGCGTCCCGTGTTGGCACTCAG TGCAGTGAACCAAATGGGTTGCCGCTGCGCCCGAGTcgttctcctcctgctgctccaggCGTTGTGCTTGTTGGCTGAAG ATGGGTCCattgactgcatgtgtgtgggcagtggCTGCCTGTCAGAGCAGTGTAAGGGGGAGCAGTGTTTCATCGCCGTGACGATTAGCAACGGCGAGCCTTCCTTCCGGCGCGGCTGTCTGTTTGGTTCAGAGAGCAGGCGCATGACCTGCTCGGCGGCGCCCTCAGCCAGTCATGTGGTGGAGTGCTGCTCGCAGCCCATGTGCAACGTCAACGCCTCCATGGAGTCTCTGCTTCAGCTGCTACAGACAA GTCCAGGCAGCGGCCCGGCGCGCTATCGCCCAGAGACGGTGCTGCTTTTCATCTTCCTGGGCCCCGTGGTGGCCCTGGCCCTGCTGGCCACGCCCACCCTTCTGCTCTGCCGCAGGCTCCGCCCAGGCCGTCTGGAGAGGCTGCGCGAGTTCGACACGGAGCAGGGTGCCGTGGATGGCCTCATCACCTCCAATGTGGGAGACAGCACGCTGGCG GATCTTCTGGATCAGTCGTGCACGTCAGGCAGTGGCTCCGGACTGCCCTTCCTGGTCCAGAGGACAGTGGCCCGCCAGATCAGCCTGGTAGAGTGTGTTG GGAAAGGGCGTTACGGGGAGGTGTGGCGGGGCCAGTGGCAGGGAGAGAACGTCGCCGTGAAAATCTTCTCCTCAAGAGACGAGAAGTCCTGGTTTCGGGAGACGGAGATCTACAACACCGTGCTACTGCGGCACGAGAACATATTAG GTTTCATGGCGTCGGACATGACGTCGCGGAActccagcacacagctgtggcTGATCACACACTACCACGAGAACGGCTCGCTGTACGACTACCTGCAGCGCGCGCCGGTGGACACAGCCGACGGCCTGCTCATGGCCGCCTCGGTGGCCAGCGGCCTGGTGCACCTGCACACGGAGATCTTCGGCACGGAGGGCAAGCCGGCCATCGCCCACCGCGACCTGAAGAGCAAGAACGTCCTGGTGAAGAAGGACCTACGCTGTTGCATCGCCGACCTCG GCCTGGCAGTCACTCACTCCCAGGCAGATAACCAGCTGGACGTGGGCAACAATCCTAAAGTGGGCACTAAACGCTACATGGCCCCGGAGGTGCTGGACGAGTCCATCCAGACCGACTGCTTCGACGCCTACAAGAGGGTGGACATCTGGGCGTTCGGCCTGGTGCTGTGGGAGATCGCCCGACGCACGTATAGCAATG GGATTGTGGAGGACTACAGACCTCCGTTCTATGATCTGGTGCCCAACGACCCGAGCTTCGACGACATGCgcaaagtggtgtgtgttgagcaGCAGAGGCCGTTCGTGCCCAATCGCTGGTTCTCTGACCCC acGCTATCCGCCCTGGTGAAACTGATGAAGGAGTGCTGGTACCAGAACCCTTCAGCACGCCTGACAGCACTGCGCATCAAAAAGACTCTAGACAAGATCCACAGCTCCCTAGAGAAGGCCAAGCCAGACTGCTGA
- the znf622 gene encoding zinc finger protein 622 isoform X2, which translates to MSSYTCISCRVRFADGDMQRAHYKTDWHRYNLKRKVAAMPPVTAESFQARVLAQRTASEQQSPGPASVCSTCSKRFSSANAYANHLQSSRHQHVESRALAAARDEVQRLNEKNLEKGAAALDKDAQNEALQRALRERQRRGPAKATPTERRGQQRPSKAPRLRWFEQQAKKIGAEEEEEEEEEEEEWEDVDDDEDDDDDDDDEEMEADEEEQMVGAGASASAPAPGVIPATDCLFCDHHSRSLGRNVTHMTKVHSFFLPDIEYLVDLRGLVTYLGEKVGVGKVCLWCNERGRSFYTTEAVQAHMNDKGHCKLYTDGDAALEFADFYDFRSSYPDAKDGDDVEMKGEELPDEKTVEFDDETLELTLPSGAKIGHRSLMRYYKQRFGTQRALVPAHSQRAVGRVLKQYRALGWAGEPGKSFVTQQQKDMQYVQRMKAKWLLRMGVSNNVTKQTYFRHQVMF; encoded by the exons ATGTCCTCCTACACGTGCATCAGCTGCCGCGTGCGGTTCGCCGACGGCGATATGCAGCGGGCGCACTACAAGACGGACTGGCACCGCTACAACCTGAAGCGCAAGGTCGCCGCCATGCCGCCCGTCACAGCCGAGAGCTTCCAGGCACGCGTGCTGGCGCAGAGGACGGCCTCCGAGCAGCAGAGCCCCGGCCCCGCCTCCGTCTGTTCCACCTGCAGCAAAAGGTTCTCCAGCGCCAACGCCTACGCCAACCACCTGCAGTCCAGCAGGCACCAGCACGTCGAGAGCAGGGCGCTGGCCGCCGCCCGTGATGAGGTCCAGCGGCTGAACGAGAAGAACCTGGAGAAGGGCGCGGCAGCACTGGACAAGGACGCGCAGAACGAGGCTCTGCAGAGGGCGCTGAGGGAGCGGCAGAGGCGTGGCCCGGCGaaagccacacccactgaaAGGCGGGGCCAGCAACGGCCGAGCAAGGCGCCTCGGCTGCGGTGGTTCGAACAGCAGGCCAAGAAGATCGgagcggaggaggaggaggaggaggaggaggaagaagaag AGTGGGAAGACGTCGATGACGACGaggacgatgatgatgatgatgatgatgaagagatGGAGGCTGACGAAGAGGAGCAGATGGTGGGAGCGGGCGCGTCTGCGTCGGCCCCCGCCCCCGGGGTCATTCCCGCCACAGACTGCCTGTTCTGCGACCACCATTCGCGCTCGTTGGGCAGAAATGTGACGCACATGACCAAAGTGCACAGCTTTTTCCTGCCAGACATTGAGTACTTGGTAGACCTGAGAGGGCTCGTCACATATctcg GAGAGAAGGTCGGCGTGGGgaaagtgtgtctgtggtgtaaCGAGAGAGGCAGATCGTTTTACACTACGGAGGCAGTGCAGGCTCACATGAACGACAAAGGCCACTGCAAACTCTACACGGATGGAGACGCAGCCCTGGAGTTCGCCGACTTCTACGACTTCAG GAGTAGCTACCCAGATGCCAAAGACGGAGATGATGTGGAGATGAAGGGCGAAGAATTGCCAGACGAGAAGACTGTGGAGTTTGATGACGAGACGCTGGAGCTCACGCTCCCCTCAG GGGCCAAGATTGGACATCGCTCACTGATGCGGTACTACAAGCAGCGTTTTGGGACGCAGAGGGCACTGGTTCCGGCCCATAGCCAGCGGGCGGTGGGACGCGTCCTGAAGCAGTACCGTGCCTTAGGATGGGCAGGAGAACCCG gtaaaAGCTTTGTCACCCAGCAGCAGAAAGACATGCAATATGTGCAGAGGATGAAGGCCAAGTGGTTGCTGAGGATGGGTGTGAGCAACAACGTAACCAAGCAGACCTATTTCAGGCACCAAGTCATGTTCTAG
- the acvr1l gene encoding activin receptor type-1 isoform X2: MGCRCARVVLLLLLQALCLLAEDGSIDCMCVGSGCLSEQCKGEQCFIAVTISNGEPSFRRGCLFGSESRRMTCSAAPSASHVVECCSQPMCNVNASMESLLQLLQTSPGSGPARYRPETVLLFIFLGPVVALALLATPTLLLCRRLRPGRLERLREFDTEQGAVDGLITSNVGDSTLADLLDQSCTSGSGSGLPFLVQRTVARQISLVECVGKGRYGEVWRGQWQGENVAVKIFSSRDEKSWFRETEIYNTVLLRHENILGFMASDMTSRNSSTQLWLITHYHENGSLYDYLQRAPVDTADGLLMAASVASGLVHLHTEIFGTEGKPAIAHRDLKSKNVLVKKDLRCCIADLGLAVTHSQADNQLDVGNNPKVGTKRYMAPEVLDESIQTDCFDAYKRVDIWAFGLVLWEIARRTYSNGIVEDYRPPFYDLVPNDPSFDDMRKVVCVEQQRPFVPNRWFSDPTLSALVKLMKECWYQNPSARLTALRIKKTLDKIHSSLEKAKPDC, from the exons ATGGGTTGCCGCTGCGCCCGAGTcgttctcctcctgctgctccaggCGTTGTGCTTGTTGGCTGAAG ATGGGTCCattgactgcatgtgtgtgggcagtggCTGCCTGTCAGAGCAGTGTAAGGGGGAGCAGTGTTTCATCGCCGTGACGATTAGCAACGGCGAGCCTTCCTTCCGGCGCGGCTGTCTGTTTGGTTCAGAGAGCAGGCGCATGACCTGCTCGGCGGCGCCCTCAGCCAGTCATGTGGTGGAGTGCTGCTCGCAGCCCATGTGCAACGTCAACGCCTCCATGGAGTCTCTGCTTCAGCTGCTACAGACAA GTCCAGGCAGCGGCCCGGCGCGCTATCGCCCAGAGACGGTGCTGCTTTTCATCTTCCTGGGCCCCGTGGTGGCCCTGGCCCTGCTGGCCACGCCCACCCTTCTGCTCTGCCGCAGGCTCCGCCCAGGCCGTCTGGAGAGGCTGCGCGAGTTCGACACGGAGCAGGGTGCCGTGGATGGCCTCATCACCTCCAATGTGGGAGACAGCACGCTGGCG GATCTTCTGGATCAGTCGTGCACGTCAGGCAGTGGCTCCGGACTGCCCTTCCTGGTCCAGAGGACAGTGGCCCGCCAGATCAGCCTGGTAGAGTGTGTTG GGAAAGGGCGTTACGGGGAGGTGTGGCGGGGCCAGTGGCAGGGAGAGAACGTCGCCGTGAAAATCTTCTCCTCAAGAGACGAGAAGTCCTGGTTTCGGGAGACGGAGATCTACAACACCGTGCTACTGCGGCACGAGAACATATTAG GTTTCATGGCGTCGGACATGACGTCGCGGAActccagcacacagctgtggcTGATCACACACTACCACGAGAACGGCTCGCTGTACGACTACCTGCAGCGCGCGCCGGTGGACACAGCCGACGGCCTGCTCATGGCCGCCTCGGTGGCCAGCGGCCTGGTGCACCTGCACACGGAGATCTTCGGCACGGAGGGCAAGCCGGCCATCGCCCACCGCGACCTGAAGAGCAAGAACGTCCTGGTGAAGAAGGACCTACGCTGTTGCATCGCCGACCTCG GCCTGGCAGTCACTCACTCCCAGGCAGATAACCAGCTGGACGTGGGCAACAATCCTAAAGTGGGCACTAAACGCTACATGGCCCCGGAGGTGCTGGACGAGTCCATCCAGACCGACTGCTTCGACGCCTACAAGAGGGTGGACATCTGGGCGTTCGGCCTGGTGCTGTGGGAGATCGCCCGACGCACGTATAGCAATG GGATTGTGGAGGACTACAGACCTCCGTTCTATGATCTGGTGCCCAACGACCCGAGCTTCGACGACATGCgcaaagtggtgtgtgttgagcaGCAGAGGCCGTTCGTGCCCAATCGCTGGTTCTCTGACCCC acGCTATCCGCCCTGGTGAAACTGATGAAGGAGTGCTGGTACCAGAACCCTTCAGCACGCCTGACAGCACTGCGCATCAAAAAGACTCTAGACAAGATCCACAGCTCCCTAGAGAAGGCCAAGCCAGACTGCTGA
- the acvr1l gene encoding activin receptor type-1 isoform X3 encodes MCVGSGCLSEQCKGEQCFIAVTISNGEPSFRRGCLFGSESRRMTCSAAPSASHVVECCSQPMCNVNASMESLLQLLQTSPGSGPARYRPETVLLFIFLGPVVALALLATPTLLLCRRLRPGRLERLREFDTEQGAVDGLITSNVGDSTLADLLDQSCTSGSGSGLPFLVQRTVARQISLVECVGKGRYGEVWRGQWQGENVAVKIFSSRDEKSWFRETEIYNTVLLRHENILGFMASDMTSRNSSTQLWLITHYHENGSLYDYLQRAPVDTADGLLMAASVASGLVHLHTEIFGTEGKPAIAHRDLKSKNVLVKKDLRCCIADLGLAVTHSQADNQLDVGNNPKVGTKRYMAPEVLDESIQTDCFDAYKRVDIWAFGLVLWEIARRTYSNGIVEDYRPPFYDLVPNDPSFDDMRKVVCVEQQRPFVPNRWFSDPTLSALVKLMKECWYQNPSARLTALRIKKTLDKIHSSLEKAKPDC; translated from the exons atgtgtgtgggcagtggCTGCCTGTCAGAGCAGTGTAAGGGGGAGCAGTGTTTCATCGCCGTGACGATTAGCAACGGCGAGCCTTCCTTCCGGCGCGGCTGTCTGTTTGGTTCAGAGAGCAGGCGCATGACCTGCTCGGCGGCGCCCTCAGCCAGTCATGTGGTGGAGTGCTGCTCGCAGCCCATGTGCAACGTCAACGCCTCCATGGAGTCTCTGCTTCAGCTGCTACAGACAA GTCCAGGCAGCGGCCCGGCGCGCTATCGCCCAGAGACGGTGCTGCTTTTCATCTTCCTGGGCCCCGTGGTGGCCCTGGCCCTGCTGGCCACGCCCACCCTTCTGCTCTGCCGCAGGCTCCGCCCAGGCCGTCTGGAGAGGCTGCGCGAGTTCGACACGGAGCAGGGTGCCGTGGATGGCCTCATCACCTCCAATGTGGGAGACAGCACGCTGGCG GATCTTCTGGATCAGTCGTGCACGTCAGGCAGTGGCTCCGGACTGCCCTTCCTGGTCCAGAGGACAGTGGCCCGCCAGATCAGCCTGGTAGAGTGTGTTG GGAAAGGGCGTTACGGGGAGGTGTGGCGGGGCCAGTGGCAGGGAGAGAACGTCGCCGTGAAAATCTTCTCCTCAAGAGACGAGAAGTCCTGGTTTCGGGAGACGGAGATCTACAACACCGTGCTACTGCGGCACGAGAACATATTAG GTTTCATGGCGTCGGACATGACGTCGCGGAActccagcacacagctgtggcTGATCACACACTACCACGAGAACGGCTCGCTGTACGACTACCTGCAGCGCGCGCCGGTGGACACAGCCGACGGCCTGCTCATGGCCGCCTCGGTGGCCAGCGGCCTGGTGCACCTGCACACGGAGATCTTCGGCACGGAGGGCAAGCCGGCCATCGCCCACCGCGACCTGAAGAGCAAGAACGTCCTGGTGAAGAAGGACCTACGCTGTTGCATCGCCGACCTCG GCCTGGCAGTCACTCACTCCCAGGCAGATAACCAGCTGGACGTGGGCAACAATCCTAAAGTGGGCACTAAACGCTACATGGCCCCGGAGGTGCTGGACGAGTCCATCCAGACCGACTGCTTCGACGCCTACAAGAGGGTGGACATCTGGGCGTTCGGCCTGGTGCTGTGGGAGATCGCCCGACGCACGTATAGCAATG GGATTGTGGAGGACTACAGACCTCCGTTCTATGATCTGGTGCCCAACGACCCGAGCTTCGACGACATGCgcaaagtggtgtgtgttgagcaGCAGAGGCCGTTCGTGCCCAATCGCTGGTTCTCTGACCCC acGCTATCCGCCCTGGTGAAACTGATGAAGGAGTGCTGGTACCAGAACCCTTCAGCACGCCTGACAGCACTGCGCATCAAAAAGACTCTAGACAAGATCCACAGCTCCCTAGAGAAGGCCAAGCCAGACTGCTGA
- the znf622 gene encoding zinc finger protein 622 isoform X1: MSSYTCISCRVRFADGDMQRAHYKTDWHRYNLKRKVAAMPPVTAESFQARVLAQRTASEQQSPGPASVCSTCSKRFSSANAYANHLQSSRHQHVESRALAAARDEVQRLNEKNLEKGAAALDKDAQNEALQRALRERQRRGPAKATPTERRGQQRPSKAPRLRWFEQQAKKIGAEEEEEEEEEEEEEWEDVDDDEDDDDDDDDEEMEADEEEQMVGAGASASAPAPGVIPATDCLFCDHHSRSLGRNVTHMTKVHSFFLPDIEYLVDLRGLVTYLGEKVGVGKVCLWCNERGRSFYTTEAVQAHMNDKGHCKLYTDGDAALEFADFYDFRSSYPDAKDGDDVEMKGEELPDEKTVEFDDETLELTLPSGAKIGHRSLMRYYKQRFGTQRALVPAHSQRAVGRVLKQYRALGWAGEPGKSFVTQQQKDMQYVQRMKAKWLLRMGVSNNVTKQTYFRHQVMF, translated from the exons ATGTCCTCCTACACGTGCATCAGCTGCCGCGTGCGGTTCGCCGACGGCGATATGCAGCGGGCGCACTACAAGACGGACTGGCACCGCTACAACCTGAAGCGCAAGGTCGCCGCCATGCCGCCCGTCACAGCCGAGAGCTTCCAGGCACGCGTGCTGGCGCAGAGGACGGCCTCCGAGCAGCAGAGCCCCGGCCCCGCCTCCGTCTGTTCCACCTGCAGCAAAAGGTTCTCCAGCGCCAACGCCTACGCCAACCACCTGCAGTCCAGCAGGCACCAGCACGTCGAGAGCAGGGCGCTGGCCGCCGCCCGTGATGAGGTCCAGCGGCTGAACGAGAAGAACCTGGAGAAGGGCGCGGCAGCACTGGACAAGGACGCGCAGAACGAGGCTCTGCAGAGGGCGCTGAGGGAGCGGCAGAGGCGTGGCCCGGCGaaagccacacccactgaaAGGCGGGGCCAGCAACGGCCGAGCAAGGCGCCTCGGCTGCGGTGGTTCGAACAGCAGGCCAAGAAGATCGgagcggaggaggaggaggaggaggaggaggaagaagaag AAGAGTGGGAAGACGTCGATGACGACGaggacgatgatgatgatgatgatgatgaagagatGGAGGCTGACGAAGAGGAGCAGATGGTGGGAGCGGGCGCGTCTGCGTCGGCCCCCGCCCCCGGGGTCATTCCCGCCACAGACTGCCTGTTCTGCGACCACCATTCGCGCTCGTTGGGCAGAAATGTGACGCACATGACCAAAGTGCACAGCTTTTTCCTGCCAGACATTGAGTACTTGGTAGACCTGAGAGGGCTCGTCACATATctcg GAGAGAAGGTCGGCGTGGGgaaagtgtgtctgtggtgtaaCGAGAGAGGCAGATCGTTTTACACTACGGAGGCAGTGCAGGCTCACATGAACGACAAAGGCCACTGCAAACTCTACACGGATGGAGACGCAGCCCTGGAGTTCGCCGACTTCTACGACTTCAG GAGTAGCTACCCAGATGCCAAAGACGGAGATGATGTGGAGATGAAGGGCGAAGAATTGCCAGACGAGAAGACTGTGGAGTTTGATGACGAGACGCTGGAGCTCACGCTCCCCTCAG GGGCCAAGATTGGACATCGCTCACTGATGCGGTACTACAAGCAGCGTTTTGGGACGCAGAGGGCACTGGTTCCGGCCCATAGCCAGCGGGCGGTGGGACGCGTCCTGAAGCAGTACCGTGCCTTAGGATGGGCAGGAGAACCCG gtaaaAGCTTTGTCACCCAGCAGCAGAAAGACATGCAATATGTGCAGAGGATGAAGGCCAAGTGGTTGCTGAGGATGGGTGTGAGCAACAACGTAACCAAGCAGACCTATTTCAGGCACCAAGTCATGTTCTAG
- the d2hgdh gene encoding D-2-hydroxyglutarate dehydrogenase, mitochondrial isoform X2 produces the protein MPLDLGAKGSCHIGGNVSTNAGGLRLLRYGSLRGTVLGLEVVLADGRVLNLLASLRKDNTGFDLKQLFIGSEGTLGVVTAVTILCPRKPRSINVAFLGCSSFQNLLKTFHMCRGMLGEILSAFEFLDASCMSLLENHLKLTNPISESPFYIVIETAGSNSAHDEEKLHNFLDKVMTSSLVTDGTVATEEAKIKALWSLRERVTEALRHDGYTYKYDISLPVEKIYDLVTDMKEHLGSRAKNVVGYGHVGDGNLHLNVISPTKDVGLLAAIEPYVYEWAARCRGSISAEHGLGLKKRNFIYYSKVPEAVALMANIKAMLDPRGILNPYKTLPDDAHSR, from the exons ATGCCACTGGATCTGGGGGCCAAGGGCAGCTGCCACATCGGCGGGAACGTGTCCACAAATGCGGGGGGGCTTCGGCTGCTGCGCTACGGCTCCCTGCGAGGGACGGTCCTCGGCCTCGAAGTG GTGCTGGCTGATGGCAGGGTTTTGAATCTCCTGGCATCGCTGCGCAAGGACAACACTGGCTTTGACCTGAAGCAGCTGTTCATTGGGTCGGAGGGAACGCTTGGGGTCGTCACTGCTGTGACTATTCTGTGCCCTCGTAAACCCAGATCCATCAACGTCGCCTTCTTGG GGTGCTCCAGCTTCCAGAACCTGCTGAAGACCTTTCACATGTGCCGGGGAATGCTGGGAGAGATCCTGTCTGCTTTTGAGTTCCTGGATGCTTCTTGCATGAGCCTGCTGGAAAACCATCTCAAACTCACCAACCCCATCTCAG AGAGTCCTTTCTACATTGTCATTGAGACAGCTGGATCAAACAGTGCTCACGATGAGGAGAAGCTCCACAACTTCCTAGATAAGGTCATGACATCATCACTTGTTACCGATGGTACCGTTGCGACAGAGGAGGCTAAAATAAAG GCACTTTGGTCTCTGAGAGAGAGGGTCACTGAGGCTCTGAGGCATGACGGATACACGTACAAGTATGACATCTCTCTGCCTGTGGAGAAGATCTATGATCTTGTTACCGACATGAAGGAGCATCTGGGATCCAGGGCGAAGAATGTGGTTGGATACGGACATGTTG GTGACGGCAACCTTCATTTGAACGTCATCTCTCCCACCAAAGATGTGGGGCTGCTAGCAGCCATTGAGCCTTACGTGTACGAGTGGGCAGCGCGGTGTCGGGGCAGCATCAGCGCGGAGCATGGGCTGGGCCTGAAGAAGAGGAACTTCATCTACTACAGCAAGGTGCCTGAAGCTGTGGCCCTCATGGCTAACATCAAAGCCATGCTGGATCCCAGAGGCATCCTCAACCCTTACAAGACCCTGCCCGATGACGCTCACTCACGATAA
- the d2hgdh gene encoding D-2-hydroxyglutarate dehydrogenase, mitochondrial isoform X1 gives MFVFNGETNRQGRRIPQHYAMAVFTRFKSAVRWRYIPPCSVYRRRLDPGPLLRPAESVPERRVHHGGAESAAPRRRPFSRVTADDLVFFRGVLPGRVITDPDVLESCNVDWLKTVKGNSEVLLRPKTTDEVSQILRYCNARNLAVCPQGGNTGLVGGSVPVFDEIILSTALLNRVLAFDTISGILTCQAGCVLESLSEYADKQDFVMPLDLGAKGSCHIGGNVSTNAGGLRLLRYGSLRGTVLGLEVVLADGRVLNLLASLRKDNTGFDLKQLFIGSEGTLGVVTAVTILCPRKPRSINVAFLGCSSFQNLLKTFHMCRGMLGEILSAFEFLDASCMSLLENHLKLTNPISESPFYIVIETAGSNSAHDEEKLHNFLDKVMTSSLVTDGTVATEEAKIKALWSLRERVTEALRHDGYTYKYDISLPVEKIYDLVTDMKEHLGSRAKNVVGYGHVGDGNLHLNVISPTKDVGLLAAIEPYVYEWAARCRGSISAEHGLGLKKRNFIYYSKVPEAVALMANIKAMLDPRGILNPYKTLPDDAHSR, from the exons ATGTTCGTGTTTAACGGCGAAACAAACAGGCAAGGAAGAAGAATACCACAACATTACG CCATGGCTGTCTTTACGAGATTTAAATCCGCAGTCAGGTGGCGGTATATACCTCCGTGTTCCGTCTACCGACGGAGACTCGACCCGGGCCCGTTACTGCGCCCCGCGGAGTCGGTCCCTGAGCGGCGTGTACACCACGGAGGCGCGGAAAGCGCAGCCCCGCGGCGGCGGCCTTTCTCCCGGGTTACCGCGGACGACCTGGTGTTCTTCAGGGGAGTGCTGCCGGGCAGGGTCATCACCGACCCGGATGTGCTGGAGTCCTGCAATGTTGACTGGCTCAAGACCGTGAAAG GTAACAGCGAGGTTCTCTTAAGACCCAAGACAACTGATGAGGTCTCTCAGATACTCAG GTACTGCAATGCGAGGAATCTGGCGGTGTGTCCTCAGGGTGGTAACACCGGGTTGGTGGGAGGCAGTGTCCCTGTGTTTGATGAGATCATCCTCTCTACTGCCTTACTGAACCGAGTTTTGGCCTTTGATACCATCTCAG GCATCCTAACGTGCCAGGCGGGCTGTGTGCTGGAAAGCCTGTCCGAGTACGCGGACAAACAGGACTTCGTCATGCCACTGGATCTGGGGGCCAAGGGCAGCTGCCACATCGGCGGGAACGTGTCCACAAATGCGGGGGGGCTTCGGCTGCTGCGCTACGGCTCCCTGCGAGGGACGGTCCTCGGCCTCGAAGTG GTGCTGGCTGATGGCAGGGTTTTGAATCTCCTGGCATCGCTGCGCAAGGACAACACTGGCTTTGACCTGAAGCAGCTGTTCATTGGGTCGGAGGGAACGCTTGGGGTCGTCACTGCTGTGACTATTCTGTGCCCTCGTAAACCCAGATCCATCAACGTCGCCTTCTTGG GGTGCTCCAGCTTCCAGAACCTGCTGAAGACCTTTCACATGTGCCGGGGAATGCTGGGAGAGATCCTGTCTGCTTTTGAGTTCCTGGATGCTTCTTGCATGAGCCTGCTGGAAAACCATCTCAAACTCACCAACCCCATCTCAG AGAGTCCTTTCTACATTGTCATTGAGACAGCTGGATCAAACAGTGCTCACGATGAGGAGAAGCTCCACAACTTCCTAGATAAGGTCATGACATCATCACTTGTTACCGATGGTACCGTTGCGACAGAGGAGGCTAAAATAAAG GCACTTTGGTCTCTGAGAGAGAGGGTCACTGAGGCTCTGAGGCATGACGGATACACGTACAAGTATGACATCTCTCTGCCTGTGGAGAAGATCTATGATCTTGTTACCGACATGAAGGAGCATCTGGGATCCAGGGCGAAGAATGTGGTTGGATACGGACATGTTG GTGACGGCAACCTTCATTTGAACGTCATCTCTCCCACCAAAGATGTGGGGCTGCTAGCAGCCATTGAGCCTTACGTGTACGAGTGGGCAGCGCGGTGTCGGGGCAGCATCAGCGCGGAGCATGGGCTGGGCCTGAAGAAGAGGAACTTCATCTACTACAGCAAGGTGCCTGAAGCTGTGGCCCTCATGGCTAACATCAAAGCCATGCTGGATCCCAGAGGCATCCTCAACCCTTACAAGACCCTGCCCGATGACGCTCACTCACGATAA